AAAATCATTTGACAGGAGTGTAGTTTATTTCTGTcagcacataaataaatgttgaaaaacTGCTTTGAGTGGGTGAGGCAGTAGTCAGGTCTGATTTACTCCGATTTTCTCTGTGAAGAAAAATTGTGCCATAgcagtcaataaaaaaaaaaattatagtgGTTATTAATAGTTTCCACGCTGGATTGTCAGAACCAAAAGTAGTAAGACAAGCAAACAAGCTGTCTGAAATTCAGTCTTGTAACAAATATTGTTTTGATAGAATGTAGCCCAAAGGCAAGTAACTATTTGTATCTGTTCGAGCTaactccctctcctctctctgtcccatctCCACTTCTTCCCCTtgacacaatctctctctctctctctggcgctATGACTGTCTCTCAACCTACCAGCAGTATCTACAGGTCAATGGCAGAGTTGATAAACACAGTGAGATGAGATCATCCAAGTCCTTGGGAGACCTGAAGGGCTCCCTGTTCAAAGGCTCAGAGAGGGTGCGCAAACACTCTACAGGTAAGGAAAGCAAAAAATCCTCCCCTGGAGTACTCTGCCGATCCTCTCAACAGAACTTTATGAAGCACTTTTACATAACAAAGGTCATTATAGAACTCCATGGCCTAATTGTCTGAGTCACCTAAGATCTTCTGAAGGGCAGTTTGTCAGATTGAGATACTATCTGGTGCAAGCTGTGTTGAGTGATATTCTTTATGGTTAATCATTTGTAGCCTGTTGCAAAAGAGGCATGGAATGCAAAATAAGGGCCCTGGCAGTAGCTCTGGTGCAGTGACAGACACAGGGATCGTACAGGACAGAGCAAGGGCGCACGTGCAGAAACATTTAAGCAATGCCGCCCGTCAGACATTTCAAATTTGGGATTCAAGTACTCGTGCTGTGGGAGAGATTTGTCTTAATGCGACGTTTCTAGCGGCTTCTCTGACATATCCTTCAAAGAGAGTCAATATCTGAGCGGTCTGTCAGGACTTGTCGGGAATGATGGAGACCTGCTCATTTTTATGCAACTCAGAGCAGGAGAGTGGCAGGATCTGGTGTCTCATTGGTGCATTTTGAGAGGGACGGCGAAGGTCAAATCTGAAGCATCAGAGCTTGAAGCAGATTGTCTGTGCAAATAATCTGCTTTGTAGACACCTCACAACAATAATGTACTAAGCCACTTGAGTAACTTTAATCCTGGTGCGTTAAAAAAGGCAATATGGTTGATAACCAGGGCAGACGCAAACTCTGTGTTACCTTCCTCAGCCCTTATCAGACGGAATTTGTTTTCATGGCTTTGTTATTTATGTTCGGCTATTTACAGGAGTTATGGccttctatttattttttctaggTTTCTTACAATTAGCACTGCCACACCAGTGGATCAAATTGCCTGTCATTGGCACTTTTATTCTCCTAGCAGCCAGTTAAGAAGATGCAGAGGgtagtatttatatattttttagtttaacATCCAGTGTACCTTAAGTGCATTCATCCTTCAGTACGTTCTGCCAATAGTTGGTAGAAGTGTGAGGACTCACAATTAAAAGTGAACAATAGTGGCAATAGAGGTTTGAATCTCTATATTTCAGTACAGCGCAGTATTGGGTACACtctcaaataaattcatttacCCCTTGCCTAAATTCCATCTGCAACTTTTAGCTCTCCCGAGCCCGAACCGTGTGTGAGCTCTCAGCGCCTGTCCTTTTCAAAGAATACCCAGGACGCTCTTGGAGCCGCTTCGCCGCCCGCAGTTTTTTTTCGGCGGCTGATGGAATTACGCGGCCGGCGGCTGCGGCGCGccgtgtgggcggggcagcgtTAGGCGCGCACGGCGGGGCAGCGTTTCACGGAGCTTTCATGTCTAAACGCGCTCTCTGCAGGTCGAATTCTGCTTCTCTCCGTGAGGGTGTTTTCTCCCCGTGAGCCTCTTTTCACACTGAGAGTAAGCGTGAGGATCAGAGAGAGCTGGGGGATCGAGTAGCACTCTGGGGCAGGGTGTCAGCAACCCCACTGCGTGGTGTTAAACACGTAACTCCCCTCCATCCCCCAAATCCACCTTTCCTTTATCCCAGTAAACATACCCCAGTaaacatactctctctcactctgtgggcccttctcctcctcgctcccccttcctccacctctcctcccccttccccctctccgcTCCCCAGGCTCCCTGCACACTGGCCGTACCTCACCTCCTCCGGGCAGCGTCCccgaggagcagcagcagatcGCACGGCAGGGCTCCTACACCAGCATCCACAGCGAGGGGGAGTTCATCCCTGAGACCCTGGATCACACCGTGAGTCCCCGCTCCGCAACCCGCCCctaaaccccaaaccccccccccccccccgcactccaCTCTCGCTTACCCCAGCGACCCATCGGGGACAGGCACGGGTTTCATAGGCATAGGTttggggggagacagggagacgtGTCACCCCCAATATTTTCATGTGATTTCATTgctaggctagctagctagcgtgaCGTCTTACTATGAGAGACTAGGTGGTCCAGCAGTGCGTCTcccccaaagttgaaatgaagCCTACGCCTATGTTTGGTCGTCAGAGACTATCATTAGTGAGCCCTCAGTGTTTTTTAGGGCCACCGCCAACATAAAGATTTCTTTTTACTATGCTTTTGATTGCTTTCAGATTGtcattatatttaaaacagCAACTGATTAAATGAAACCAGATTGTGGAAAACAAGGATGAAACATGGAAATTTCTCCTTTTCCTAGATGCTGGAACCCTTTGGAAGTGCGGAGGACTCTCTGTCcagcagctgtcaatcactgaacCAGTCATTGGACAGGTGAGCCATcactactgtactgtgtgtgtacgtgtgtgtgtgtgtgtgtgtgtgtgtgtgtgcatgcacgtatgTGTTCCCATGAAGATATTATAGCAATAGTAGTTCTGCAAgggaacagcacagaaaaatTTTCAGTTATCAGTAATGGGGACAATATAGTGGTCTGCCAACTGAGGGGTCTGGGTCAGGTCGCCATGCTGCGGAGACCGACcaggtctccatggcaacggtgCCCTTATCTTAGCGCCTGGATTCCCCCGCTATCGGCGAGGCAGCGAGGGAGCCGGAAACGGCACTACCTGCACGCGCCTTATCTCAACGCTGGAACGGAGAACAATGGCAGGAAAGGGCTGCATGGAAACTTCTCCCGGCAGTGTGCTGTCCTGCGTCTCCCTGGCCCTCCGTCTGCCCAGGCGCTCTGGCTGGGGCTTAGTCACCGCCGCTGCAGACATGACCTTTTACAGAGAATGCCCCAGACTGACATGGAATGgactcacatgaacacacatgcacacacacacacacacacacaccgtgtggATTGTGTGCTGCAGTAGAGGCGGACTATGTCCTAAGTCATACATGTATTCACATTCACTCTCAAacataaacatgcatgcacacacattcactctcaaacatacagatgcatacacacacattcactctcaaatatacacatgcatgcacacacaatcactctcaaacatacgcatacatacacacacattcatgcacacacattcactctcaaacatacacatgcatacacacacattcactctcaaatatacacatgcatgcacacacaatcactctcaAACATAcgcatacatgctcacacaatcactctcaagaatatgcatgcatgcacacacattcactcaaacatgcacatgcatgcacacacattcactctcaaacatacacatgcatgcacacacattaaatctcacatacacacacatgcatatgctaACATGTACATTCATACAAAAATatgatgcatgcacacacacacacatacttaaacacctggacacgcacacagacatacatacacacacacacacagaataaacacatatgcgtatacacacacatccccacacacatccacacacgtgcagatacatgcatatgtacacacgcgtgtgcacagacacacacacacaaaatcaggtTGGCAAAGTCAGCGTGATGCTAGTACAGATCTGCGGAccttcagtgtgaaataaaagtGGGCTCAGGATGGAAAGTGGGGCAGAGAGCTTAGCGTGAACTCTGCTCAATGCCAAAATGCAGGAATCACAGATAAAAATAACCGGGGTCATTTGTCTTCTTTTGCTTGTGTCATTGCAGCCCTCCATTCTCCCAGGCCAACAGGGACAACAATTATCTGAACCTCAACTATGAATACAACGGTAAGGCGCAGAAAgctgctttgtttttctctgccAAGCTGCAGTCGATAAAACGGCCTCATTAATGGTGGAGCCGGCTAGAAGCTTTTATTAATTTGCTCTATTCTGCAGACAGAAAGATGTACAACCGAACATTTTGACCGATAACGAGAACTTGTGAGGCATTCATATTTGTTTGCGGACATAGTGTTCATCGCACGAgtattgaaaatacatttttttgcctCTTAATTTAACTGAAAGTTTTTCAGTGACTACAAAAAGATGATGTGTCATAATGAAAAGAGGAATTTTAAGGATGTCGTGTGTAAAATAACTCTGATAGTGAAGTATGCAGAACCGATGAAGGGAATCGCTCTGATCCGCAAGAGAAGCTGCCCATCTGTTAtgttctgctcttttctttccGAGCACAGAAGAGAAGCAGCTCTAACAGGGCATCTCTAACAGCATGCTTATGAGGCCTGGTTAAGATTTCTCATCTGATAGAACAGAAGGAGCACGCTCAGTGAAGCTAACACAGCTCTTGCAATCTGTCGAGAAGAGACTGCTGCCTCTATAGGCGATGCAGTCCGAATGAGAagcgcattcacacacacgcacaagcacacactcattcaGACTCAGTCACACATAAATGCACTCTGGTCTGAGAGTGATTTTAGCCCAGTCTGTATCACTAGTGCACATATAACTCACGTGAAATCATTCCCTCTAATTATTGTTCTGGATAAGACAGTTCACtacatgaaaataatgtaatttagtACACGTCGACACCTTCATACTGCTGTCGCATTTACACATGCTCAGACACTGAGTAATGAGGACAGGCATTTGCGCATGCGCATATGCTTTCATGCGCAGGCACACGTGTGTATGCACGTACGCACTCAGCCACACAGACATTCACTCAGTTATTTCACAATCGCCCTTCAGTGACCTAAGCCCAGAGTGCCGATTCAAGCCCGGTTTCGGTTACATGGTCTCTgcgatttttttaaaaccctcgTCCCCGCTctgcaaaataaagcaaataactCCGTCTCCCTGGGAGACGGCTACAAACACAGGGCGAAGGAGGCGGTCAGTCATCTGGCGTAACAGCTGCTTTCAATTGCTCATGGCCTCCGAGCCTCCGCGCGCAGTGCTGCTCACATCATACGGCCTGCTGCGGCCCGTACCCCTCGCCCGCCCGCGTTCGCTTACCGCTGCGCAGATGGCCCCGCTGACGCGCGGCTAGTGTCCCACCCCGCTCTTTTGCGTGTCAGGTATGCCGGTCCGGCCTTACCGCGGAGCCGAAAGAATGCTGTACGTTTGCCATGGTGACTCTGCCATCAGCGCTAAACATTAGCCGTTTGCCAGCTATTCCACAGGTGACTCTGCCATCAGCGCTAAACATTAGCCGTTTGCCAGCTATTCCACATTCTCTTAGATTGTCGCTCCGGATAAGAACGTTTGCCACATTAATGTAATGCGATGCAATTCAATACATGCGGACACTGTCATACTCGGTCACATTTACGCACGAAAATTCTGAGACACTGAGTGATGCAGACAGACATTTtcttgtgtgcatatgcgttAATGCGCATTCGTGAGGTAATACGGCTGcggctgtgtgtttctgaggttACAAGATGGTGTGTGAATGGCGAACGAGGAAATGTCACATGACGCTTTGGATGTGTCGTCATGCCGTGGTCCTttgctccccctgcaggtcgACACAGTAAAGGCGGCACCTTCCCCAGACAGTTTCACTTGTCCAGCCGCAGCAAGGACTACAATGATGGTGAGCAGCGTGTCATGTGCAATATCCACCTATCACAGCATAGCTGCTACAGATACTGGCTACTTTTCAATCTGATGATTGATCAGATCAGGCTGATTTTGAGCCTTACAAAGATGGTCACGATTagttacatttacatgaaaGGAAAGAGTGTTTAAAGAGTTTAGCTTTATGGGCAGAACAGAGTGTCTGAGAAAGGAAATTCAGGCTAGATGCAGCTGGCTTACTTTCAGTGGCAGCTGTTCCTGGTTCCTTACTTAGAGCCTAACCTTGGATAACATTGATTTGCGTCTCCCTAGTGTAGCACGCTGACTTGTATAAAAGCACTCTGTTCTGTTTCCTGCCTGAGGGGAAGGCTTAGAGGGGAAGTGAAGCAGAATGTAGTGGAAAACTCTGGCCCTGCTGGCCATCAGCTTTGGCtcacactgtatgtgtgtatctgtgtgtgtgtatgcgtgtgcgtgtgaatgtgtgcatgtgtgtgtgcatttatgcaaCTTTCAATCTTTcttgcatgtctgtctgtgtacgtATGCTTATGTCCCTTTGCATGTCTGtgccgttgtgtgtgtgtgcatatgcatgcaatttttgtgtgttttcctgtgcatCTGCGACTGTATATCTGTCTCTCACGTGCCTGCACGTGTGTCtttgcgtgcctgcgtgtgtcttTGCGTGCCTGCACGTGTCTTcgcatgcctgcgtgtgtctttgcgtgcctgcatgtgtctttgcgtgcctgcgtgtgtctttgcgtgcctgcgtgtgtcttTGCGTGCCTGCACGTGTGTCTtcgcatgcctgcatgtgtctTTGCGTGCCTGCGCGTGTCTTTGCGTGCCTGCACGTGTGTCtttgcgtgcctgcgtgtgtcttTGCGTGCCTGCACGTGTGTCTTcgcatgcctgcgtgtgtctTTGCGTGCCTGCGCGTGTGTCTTTGCGTGCCTGCACGTGTCTTcgcatgcctgcgtgtgtctttgcgtgcctgcatgtgtctttgcgtgcctgcgtgtgtctttgcgtgcctgcgtgtgtcttTGCGTGCCTGCACGTGTGTCTTcgcatgcctgcgtgtgtctttgcgtgcctgcgcgtgtgtctttgcgtgcctgcgtgtgtctttgcatgcctgcgtgtgtctttgcgtgcctgcgtgtgtcttcgcgtgcctgcgtgtgtctttgcgtgcctgcgtgtgtgtcttcgcatgcctgcgtgtgtctttgcgtgcctgcgtgtgtgtcttcgcatgcctgcgtgtgtctTTGCGTGCCTGCGCGTGTGTCTTTGCGTGCCTGCGCGTGTGTCTTTGCGTGCCTGCGCGTGTGTCtttgcgtgcctgcgtgtgtggtTCCTCTCAGGTCGCAGGACGTTCCCTCGTAGCTTCATGCCGCAGGAGAACCTGTTCCAGCTGGTGCCCTCCAGCCGTACGCGCAGCTACAATGGGGACAGCACCCTACAGTACGGCGAGCTGTGTACCCTGGGCTGGACGCCTAACAAGAGCGCCAAACTCAACTCCCCTAAGTGTGAGGACACCGCCGTTGCAGGCACACTGCACAGGACCGGCTAACTCGAGCAGTATTCAGTTTAGCAAATTATATTGTATAATTCATTTATCTGAAGGTTAATGCACTGAAAAGTACATGTGAGTGAACTGCAATAGACAGTGGAATTGTTAATCATGAAAGACTGATGGTTTTCTAAATAGTTTTTTATGAGAGTTTTTAATGCAGCTTGAAAAAGTATATTCGCTCTAAAGACATGCTAATGCTGTTAGCAATGATGCACAGCAATCTGGCAGCTTCTTCTTACTGCTTTTTGCCAGAGAAAAGCAATTGCTGCATGTCCAGAGCACATCACTTCCACTGGATTGAACATGAACAGTCTGTTTTGATAAGACAGTCTTTATGACTCAACTAAGCTAGTGTACAATAAACCCTGTCAGAGTCAATCAAAACAATCCTGAAAGGAGAATCTGTGAGTCTTGTTACATTGCCATGTGTCTGTTGTACAGCCCCTCAGGCACCAGTGAACTGGAGGCTGGGAAAACTCTTAGGCCGGGGTGCATTCGGGGAGGTCTACCTCTGCTATGACGCTGACACTGGCCGGGAATTGGCCGCCAAACAGGTGCCTTTTGACCCGGAATGTAAGGATACCAGCAAGGTGAGCATGCGGCCATAGCAGCTCAGAGACATCGATGATCTGCTTGGTTATCATGTTCTCATGgactggaggggggtggggggtggggggggctgtgggggtgtgggttaAACTCATGCGAGGTTGTTATACATTAATTCAGCCATATTAATGTATAACATGTGAAACATAAGTCACGTAAATCACTCAGTATAAGGacctgctaagcaaataaagtGCGTAATGTAGCGTGCTGTGACAGTGCTGTTTGCTCTCGCTGTGCAGGAAGTGAACGCTCTGGAGTGTGAGATTCAGCTGCTGAAGAACTTGCGGCACGAGCGCATCGTGCAGTACTACGGCTGCCTGCGGGACCCCGAGCTCAAGAAGCTCTCCATCTTCGTGGAGTTCATGGCAGGGGTGGGTGTTCAATTAACCGAGAGCCATTCCACAGAAGCTTAGTGGGAAATCGGGTCAAGCTCTAAAGACCCCCCGAAACGGTCCAGAATTTGAAAGCCAGAAGTATGAGGCTCAGTCTATCAAAAGTCCTGACTTCAAGCTGAAGTTATGCCGTGATGTCATGCCGGAATGCTGGTGAAGTTCACATCTGAACTGAAGACTGAATTCAAAGTGCGTGAAACCATTTTCTTTCCACAAAAGGGCCAGTTAAAATGGTTTTTAGACCCATTTGTGGTTAGTATTGACTGTCTCGGTCATACATTGTTTGGGAATGGGGAATGTTTATGCTGCAAGGAAGTTGCTGGCAACACGCAGTGGCTGTGCGGAGACCCTGCCAAGTCTTTCTTCCACTGAAGGTTCACCTCCTCAGACCGGGCCTCGCTCCACTGCGCTGCGCTGATAAGATTCCCAGCTCCGAGGCCGCGTTCCAGCTGAGGAGGCTTCAGatgtgggaaataaaaggaAGCTGGCATGTCTTTCCCAGAAAaagggatggaggggggaggggcatgggtGGAAAAAACGGCTTGGGCGGAGAGCTTTTGGTTCACATGCACAGTTTATGTGGAAGGTGTTACTGGCTTTGGCCATttctgaaaggtttttttttttccccccacatcaGTAAGTAAAGACTGGAAACAGGAGGAAATAACAGAGATCAGCATAGGAATGAAAGTCTATGAAATGTTGGCATAGCACACAGGACTTTTTCAAGATCCTCTGATGAGACCAATAAGGAAAGCCTACAATTAGCATAAATGACTATTGGTCTAAATAGGAAGTAATATGCTACTGTAAACTATAATCTGATATGCATCTCTTTCTTATTCAGTACTACCCCATTCATCTTTAGTTGCAGGTGAGAGATTATCAGTTGTAGTTTTAATAATGCAGTcctgagtttgtttgtttgacttttGTTCCCCTTGCTTAGGGCTCTATAAAAGACCAGCTGAAGGCCTACGGAGCTCTTACAGAGAAGGTGACCCGGAGATACACCCGACAGATTTTACAGGGCGTGTTCTATCTCCACAGCAACATGATCGTGCACAGAGACATCAAAGGTACCGTGTAGTTCCCCCATGAACCTGAATTATTACAACCAAAAATCTGTCCTTCCCATGCACTTCTTGGCAGGTCTTACAGTTGATTTCAATCTATAACTTAATGTAGGGATTCAAAGACCATGTTATAGctagcaaatttttttttttttaaacaaaatgaaaaaataaaaataaatgacacttTAAGATCAATacatacagaaacattttgtaCTGGATCAATGTAAAActtgttattttcatatttgtatttatttaatatttttacataatcaTAAAcgtaaatataatgaaaatatataattttttatataatcTTACATAGTATGAGAtgggttttaattttttttccccatgttaCTACATACCTTCATATCttcattttttgtatgtgtgtattatgtaTACTGTATCAGTATACTCTGTCTCACATGTAACACTATACGTTCGCTATTTAAAGTAGAGCATCTTCAGTCTCCCGCTTGCAGCTACAACCACTTATCTTGACTGAGTGCTGCTATCAGTTATGTCACTGATGATCGGTGTGGTCTGATATCTGCCTAAACCTTTATATAGgctatgcacttttgtatgctgctctggataagagcgtctgcttaaCGCCAGGATGTGAATGTTTATATTTCCCTGTGGAAAATATTACCTTGTGATCTCTGAACTACAATTGATAGTAAATGGAATtgctgatttattgattgattatgATTTTTATAGTTTCATCTCGTGTTTAGCTTTTTTATGAGATGTATATCATTTTCCCTGCTTCAAGTTTTCTAAAACACTATACTGCTGTGAGAAAATATCTGTAAATATTTCTGTCAAAGTCTTAAGGGCACTGAATTACAGGGACTTGGTTTGGCTCATGTTAATGTCACAGCATGTCCCTGCCAAAAGCCAGCCTGGGAATAAGTTTAGAGGATTGAACCCGCTCACGAGCAAAGCA
This is a stretch of genomic DNA from Anguilla rostrata isolate EN2019 chromosome 4, ASM1855537v3, whole genome shotgun sequence. It encodes these proteins:
- the map3k22 gene encoding mitogen-activated protein kinase kinase kinase 22 isoform X3 yields the protein MMTVNMEEGFPTGPGQHRNSQDEVEALNSIMMDLAALGRRCVQLNNSKPKNKSLLFKQDLRVKLEHEREKRILPFQRPLKFKELLQKVMDAFGQQMDLFYVDKEHLLPLKCQEDLDKAVQILDCSPAVNSLLRILLKNPKSSQQYLQVNGRVDKHSEMRSSKSLGDLKGSLFKGSERVRKHSTGSLHTGRTSPPPGSVPEEQQQIARQGSYTSIHSEGEFIPETLDHTMLEPFGSAEDSLSSSCQSLNQSLDSPPFSQANRDNNYLNLNYEYNGRHSKGGTFPRQFHLSSRSKDYNDGRRTFPRSFMPQENLFQLVPSSRTRSYNGDSTLQYGELCTLGWTPNKSAKLNSPKSPQAPVNWRLGKLLGRGAFGEVYLCYDADTGRELAAKQVPFDPECKDTSKEVNALECEIQLLKNLRHERIVQYYGCLRDPELKKLSIFVEFMAGGSIKDQLKAYGALTEKVTRRYTRQILQGVFYLHSNMIVHRDIKGANILRDSSGNVKLGDFGASKRIQTICMSGTGIKSVTGTPYWMSPEVISGEGYGRKADVWSVACTVVEMLMQKPPWAEFEAMAAIFKIATQPTKPALPEGVSDSCRDFLRQVFVEEKRRPTAEGLLSHPFVQGGF
- the map3k22 gene encoding mitogen-activated protein kinase kinase kinase 22 isoform X4 — its product is MDAFGQQMDLFYVDKEHLLPLKCQEDLDKAVQILDCSPAVNSLLRILLKNPKSSQQYLQVNGRVDKHSEMRSSKSLGDLKGSLFKGSERVRKHSTGSLHTGRTSPPPGSVPEEQQQIARQGSYTSIHSEGEFIPETLDHTMLEPFGSAEDSLSSSCQSLNQSLDSPPFSQANRDNNYLNLNYEYNGRHSKGGTFPRQFHLSSRSKDYNDGRRTFPRSFMPQENLFQLVPSSRTRSYNGDSTLQYGELCTLGWTPNKSAKLNSPKSPQAPVNWRLGKLLGRGAFGEVYLCYDADTGRELAAKQVPFDPECKDTSKEVNALECEIQLLKNLRHERIVQYYGCLRDPELKKLSIFVEFMAGGSIKDQLKAYGALTEKVTRRYTRQILQGVFYLHSNMIVHRDIKGANILRDSSGNVKLGDFGASKRIQTICMSGTGIKSVTGTPYWMSPEVISGEGYGRKADVWSVACTVVEMLMQKPPWAEFEAMAAIFKIATQPTKPALPEGVSDSCRDFLRQVFVEEKRRPTAEGLLSHPFVQGGF
- the map3k22 gene encoding mitogen-activated protein kinase kinase kinase 22 isoform X1, with product MMTVNMGPTTQSVPSLTHTQTEEGFPTGPGQHRNSQDEVEALNSIMMDLAALGRRCVQLNNSKPKNKSLLFKQDLRVKLEHEREKRILPFQRPLKFKELLQKVMDAFGQQMDLFYVDKEHLLPLKCQEDLDKAVQILDCSPAVNSLLRILLKNPKSSQQYLQVNGRVDKHSEMRSSKSLGDLKGSLFKGSERVRKHSTGSLHTGRTSPPPGSVPEEQQQIARQGSYTSIHSEGEFIPETLDHTMLEPFGSAEDSLSSSCQSLNQSLDSPPFSQANRDNNYLNLNYEYNGRHSKGGTFPRQFHLSSRSKDYNDGRRTFPRSFMPQENLFQLVPSSRTRSYNGDSTLQYGELCTLGWTPNKSAKLNSPKSPQAPVNWRLGKLLGRGAFGEVYLCYDADTGRELAAKQVPFDPECKDTSKEVNALECEIQLLKNLRHERIVQYYGCLRDPELKKLSIFVEFMAGGSIKDQLKAYGALTEKVTRRYTRQILQGVFYLHSNMIVHRDIKGANILRDSSGNVKLGDFGASKRIQTICMSGTGIKSVTGTPYWMSPEVISGEGYGRKADVWSVACTVVEMLMQKPPWAEFEAMAAIFKIATQPTKPALPEGVSDSCRDFLRQVFVEEKRRPTAEGLLSHPFVQGGF
- the map3k22 gene encoding mitogen-activated protein kinase kinase kinase 22 isoform X2, whose translation is MMTVNMGPTTQSVPSLTHTQTEEGFPTGPGQHRNSQDEVEALNSIMMDLAALGRRCVQLNNSKPKNKSLLFKQDLRVKLEHEREKRILPFQRPLKFKELLQKVMDAFGQQMDLFYVDKEHLLPLKCQEDLDKAVQILDCSPAVNSLLRILLKNPKSSQYLQVNGRVDKHSEMRSSKSLGDLKGSLFKGSERVRKHSTGSLHTGRTSPPPGSVPEEQQQIARQGSYTSIHSEGEFIPETLDHTMLEPFGSAEDSLSSSCQSLNQSLDSPPFSQANRDNNYLNLNYEYNGRHSKGGTFPRQFHLSSRSKDYNDGRRTFPRSFMPQENLFQLVPSSRTRSYNGDSTLQYGELCTLGWTPNKSAKLNSPKSPQAPVNWRLGKLLGRGAFGEVYLCYDADTGRELAAKQVPFDPECKDTSKEVNALECEIQLLKNLRHERIVQYYGCLRDPELKKLSIFVEFMAGGSIKDQLKAYGALTEKVTRRYTRQILQGVFYLHSNMIVHRDIKGANILRDSSGNVKLGDFGASKRIQTICMSGTGIKSVTGTPYWMSPEVISGEGYGRKADVWSVACTVVEMLMQKPPWAEFEAMAAIFKIATQPTKPALPEGVSDSCRDFLRQVFVEEKRRPTAEGLLSHPFVQGGF